GTGCGTTGACGGTGATACTGGAGCCATTTGTGGTTTGGTGAGTGAACCTTTGGGTTTTCGTGACCTTAAATTCTAAAAAAAAATTTGTGTTTCCGTGTTTCTGTGAGGTTACGTGCCTACCTGCCATCCGACAGGCACAACGGCAGAACATCAATCCCATAATAGAGTTACAAGCAAGTCTTTACAGAGACCATCAAAAAGTCTTTCATGGTAGCGCACAACGGCGAATAAGGACCACCAGTTTCCACCACAAAGCGCTCAATGGGCACAAGGGTACACCAGTTTCCACCACGAAGGGCACTAAGGGCTCGAGGGTTCACAAAGGACTTTTTTAGAAGATAATTATTATCTTAAAAAAATAGTGGACCATCGAGCCCTTAGTGGTGAAATAACCGTAGACTCTTCTAATAACCCATACTTTAATATTAATTTGACACATATTGCTTGTTGCTTTTACAGGCGTTATTTATGAGAAGGACGACTTCGCCGGATATTGCTGCAGTGATCAAGTCGCTGAATATAGCGTATGACGATTCGCTGTCGATGTATGCCGCCAAGAATTCTGGGGCGGTGAGAAGGAGGCCTGACAGCGAGGATATAAGGCCACCGTACTTCAGGGACGGCGATCGGATAATGCATTCGAAGGCGTATACGCGGTATATCGATAAGACGCAGGTCTTTTATCTGGTCAAGAACGACCATATCACACATCGTGTTTTACACGTACAGCTCGTAGCGAAGATATCGAGGCAAATAGGCAGGTGTCTCAGGCTAAATGAGGACCTTATAGAGGCTATAGCGCTTGGGCATGACATAGGCCACGTGCCTTATGGCCATGACGGCGAGAAGTATCTTTCGAGTATTTCGAAGAAGTACGGGATCGGCGGTTTTCACCATAATTTGCAAAGTGTCCGGGCGCTGGACAGGATGGAGAACCTGAACCTGACATTACAGGTGCTGGACGGAATTGTTTCGCATAACGGAGAGGCCCATGACCTTATGATCCATCCCGAGTACGATAAGACATGGGAGATATTTGACAGGCAGGTGGAGGAGCGCCAGAGGATATATGAGGGGCATTCAGGGATAATGCCGATGACGATGGAAGGGTGCGTCGTAAGGGTATCTGACACCATAAGCTATGTCGGAAGGGATATTGAGGACGCCATTACCCTTGGCCTCATCTCTCGCGATGACATACCTGAAAAATGCGCGGGCGTTCTCGGGAACACTAACAGGGATATCGTGAACAGCCTCGTCATCGACGTCATCGAGAACAGTTATGGCAAAGACCACATCGCCCTTAGCAGGGAGACTGCGGCCGCGTTAAGAGAACTAAAGGACTTTAACATGACACGCATCTATACTAATCCCCGGGTAAAGACCCAGGCCAGGAAGATCGAAAAAATGTTCGGAATGCTCTTCGATACGTTTTTAGACGACCTGAAGACGCAAAATACAGGGTCAAAGATATTCACGCATTATCTTGATAATTTTAACGACGGCAGCCGGGCGGATTACATTGACACTACAGGCGACCCGATCATTGTAAGAGACTTCATAGCGGGTATGACCGACGAATATTTTAACGATATGTTCAGCGAGATATTCCTGCCTGAAAAAATGAAAAGTTTCCTCTCGTGAGATCAGTGCAGGTGGACATTTGTTAAGGATATTTTTTATAGTGGTGACAGTTATCGCCATTCTTAACTCTATCATAATAGGGCCGTACGGGTTTTCTCCGTCCCCATATCCCGCCGTGACAGTATATGAAAAGGATATGGCTTTCAATGGATACACGCTTTATTCGTCTCTCGCCGGGGATAAAAGCATGGGAAGCGAGGGCGTTGTATATCTTGTGGACATGGAAGGGAATATTGTCCACAGGTGGCTCACCGATCATGTGCCGGGCGACCATGGACATCTTTTACCGGATGGTACCCTGTTATTTTCGGGTGTCGTTAACACAGGTCCATCCCCCGGAGGCGGCAAAGGAGGGGTGATCCAGGAGATAGGCTGGAACGGGACCGTATTATGGGAATACAGCGACGACCGCATGCATCATGACCATTTCAGGATGCCGGACGGGAATACCCTTGCGATAGTATGGGAAAGCCTTCCTGCCGACTTTTCCGGAAGAATACCTGGCGGTATCCCGGGGACAGAGGACGCCGGGTCAATGTGGTCGGACGCGATCATAGAGATCGACAGGAACGGCTCGGTGGTATGGGAATGGCATTGCCATGAGCATCTCGACCCTGAAAAATATACTATCCATTCTCTGGATAAAAGAAACGAGTGGACTCATGTTAACTCTGTAAAATATATCCCTGCAGGAAATATGTTCAATGGAAGGGAAAGCATCCTCATAAGCATCAGGGAGCTCGATACGGTCGCTATCATCGATAAGGGGACTGGCGACATTGTCTGGGAATGGGGCCATGGCATATTGAACCACCAGCACGATGCCAGGATGCTCGATAACGGGAACATCCTTATCTATAATAATTATGAGAATGACGATAGCCTGGTTAAAACAGGCGGCCTTCTGCCGCATTCTTCTGTGATCGAGGTAGATCCCCGCACAGGCGACATCGTGTGGAGATATGATATCGAAAGCGAGGACGGAACGATTTTCTTTTCATGTCTTATTAGCGGAGCCTCAAGGCTTCCGAACGGGAACACGCTTATATGTGAAGGCTGCAGCGGCCGCATCATTGAAGTGACGCCCGATAAAAAGATAGTATGGGAGTTCACCAACCCCTGTTATCCTGTAAGCTTGAAAGGTAACTCGGTATACCGGGCATACAGGTACGGGCCCGAAGAGATAGACTGGCCTGAGGACTTTTTGTCGCCTGGACACAACGGAACATCTTTGCCTGGCCCATCAGCGGCAGATTTCGCCGGGTCCGTTATAATAAGGGCCGGAGCTACCGGTTTGAATATGTTATACCATATAAAAGAAATACTGGAGGGGTTTTAACCCGCCTATAATATCTTTTTACCCAGAGCCGACGTGATCAGGTCTATCGCCAGCTTTCCGGTGATATTATACTTGTCCAGTATCGGGTTTAGCTCGACCATCTCAAGAGAACTTAGCTTATTACAATCGGAGATCATCTCCATCGCAAGATGCGCTTCACGATAAGTGATGCCCCCCTGCACAGGAGTCCCTACGCCGGGCGCATATACCGGGTCCATGACGTCCAGGTCGAACGAGACATGCAAGGCGTCAACATCTTCGCAGGCGATCTTCAGCGCCTTTTTCATCACCTTACACATGCCGACCTCATCGATCCCCCTCATCGTTAAGACGGTCACTTTAGACTTCTTTAGCTCCTCTCGCTCAAGCGGGTCCAGGTCCCTGGCGCCTATGAGGACGCATTTCTCTTCGACGACCTTTGTCTTAACGCCCATCTTACCCACCAGGTTTTTAGTGCCGCGCCCAACGGACGTCGCAAAGCTCATGCCATGAATGTTGCCGCTGATGGTCGTCTCCTCTGTGTTAAAGTCGCCGTGTGCATCTATCCAGAGCATGCCTATACGGTCATAGTGTTTACTTAATGCGGCAGTAGTGCCCATAGAAATGCTGTGGTCTCCGCCTATAACGAGCGGTAAAAAATCATCATCGATGGACTCGCTTACGAAATCACGGACCTTCTTACAGGCACAAATGACCTCTCTATAGTATCTGAGCTTTATGTTCTCAGGCGGGTCAATAGGCCTCGGCGGAGTAATTACATTACCCATGTCTTCGACCTCGATACCGAGTTCCATGATATTTTGTAACAGACCGTCGTTGCGCAGAGCGTCCGGCCCCATATCTATGCCGCGCCTGTTAGCCCCGAGGTCAAGCGGCACTCCGACGATCCTGACTTTATCGATTGACATAAAAGGTCGACCCTAATAATATCCCCTAATATTAATACATATCGACACATATGTTTTTCGATGATAGTAAGCCATAAAAAGGAAAGGGCTATGATACCCGGTTCGATCGAACTTTATTTTCGGGAGACGATAAAAGAGAGGGAAATGTCAGAACCCTGACTCGAAATTTTCTTCTTTTTTATAATATGGCAGATACACCAGTTTTTTAGACATTATGTACAGGTCATAGTCAAGCTTTTGAAGCACCCCTGGTTTTTCCGCCTCGAAAGTCACGAATAAAAAATCGGCCATATCTTTAACACGGTCCGCTGTCACTTCACATGGCATACGTTCCACATTGTGTTCAAGCTTTGCCGCATCGTACTTTGGAGGCTCTATCGTCAGCTTTTCTGCCAGCTTTTTATACTGCCCCGGATCGATATCAAACGCAGGGATCATCATTTCTATCTCCCCGAAAGGAGAGTCGCCCTTCAGGATACCGGAGAGTTTTGAAAGGAAGCCGCCTTTGACCGAAGAATGCCTTATGAAAAACCTGATACCTGTTTTCCAAAAAGGCAGATAGACTTTAGTGCCTTCTCCCCCGCGGGTAAAAGCGCCGGCCTCGTATTCGATGGTTTCCGTATTTCCGTCCCATGAGTTAAGGGTCCCGCACGCCTCGCATAAAAATACGTTGTCGATATTCCTGGAATGCACCGGAGTATTACATTTCGGGCACTTTACCTGAACGATCTTTGTCAAACACATCACCATACCCTTATTTGATCCGGACCTTTTGCTCGACTTTGCTGTCGCTCACGCCGTGCGACCTTTTCTCCATCAAGCTCCTGAGAGGGCTGCCCCCTTTTACCTCTCCGACAGTAAATTCAGTGTCGCGCCTGCCATAGACGAAGCCTCCTGCAGCTATTAGCAGGCTGACTATGATCACTATTATCGGTATTCCTATCATGCTGCTGTCCACGCTCGCCATCCAGATGCCGAGCACAGTGCCGAACGCCCCTGCCGCTGTCCCGATAGCCATAGAAGCGCTTCTTATCGTAACGTCTCCCGGTGCCCTTCCTGACAGGACTTTTCCCGTGATACCGTCTATTGTCACCAGGTAGATACTGTCATAATAGCTGTATCTTACCACCCATACCGGATAAAACACGATCTTGACGTCTTTCGGAAAAACATGCATGTTCACGAATGTCACATTATCCACGCCGGCCCATTTTATCGCTGTCCGCCTGATAGATCCCATCCCGAAGTTCAGGGCATCTGACGCCGATGTGGTGACCTCGAACGCCGGTATGCTGCCTTCATCGTGAAGCATGGCCTCTCCGTCGATGTCTTTTAAGTGCTTTATCCCGAGATCGCCGCTGTCACATGCGATGCCGTTCCAGTCGAAGTCTTTGATCACCATTTTTTCCTTATACACGGTGACATTATCGCCATGGCTGTCTTCCTCTATGCTGTTGCCGCAAACCCATCCGGCGGCCCTTCCCCGTATTTTCCAGAATGGAAGGTAAATGGCAAAACATTCTTTGATCTTGCCGACGCGGTTCAGGTCGGGCGCAGTATAAGAGCCCTTCATCCAGTTATTGGCCGCATTCATTACCTCGTCCTGCCCGATCACTCCCTTAAGCATTATTTTCCCCACGCCCCGGTCGCCTTCGATCCCCAGTACGGACGTGCAGTATGGGCAGGATGTGAGCCTGGAGCCCTCTTCTATCGATAATGTCCCTCCGCACGAAGGGCAGTTCATAGAAAGCGTGATGGCCATACTAGAACCTCCTCAATGTCCTGTTTGCCAGGAGTATGACAGCGGGAATGGTCGGCAATATCAGTACGGAGCTGCAACATAGCCCGTTCTTGAACAGGAAGAAACCTGCCAGAGATTCCAGGAAAAACAGTATGAAAGCCCCTATAGTGATAAGGATAAAAGGAGCCGAACTTCGCACAGGATAATCCGAAACGAATACCTCTCCAGAGGAGCCGTCGATGATAGTCACATATTTTTTTCCATCATACTCGTACTCTACGTCCCAGAGCGGGAAATAAACCAGAGCCTGCTCTTTTGCCGTACCCGGAAGAAATGGCAAATATGCCGTCATATCTATATCCGGGACCAAAACATCAGGTCCCTCTACCTTATAGCTTTTGTCGAATATCTTTAGGTCGCCTGCGAGGACCTTCAGGCTATGAAGGCCCGGAAGCGTCGTAGATCTTGCAGGCTGGACGTACAGCTTTTCTTCGCCGCTGACGTCTCTTTTGAACATATAAACAGGAAAATATTGCTGTTTATAGGTCAGGTTCCGTATCCCGGGTAAAAGCTTTTTCGAGACTTTTGAGCTTCTGGCCCATCCGTTAAATATACCCTCAGCGCCACTCCGGTCGATGAGATAAGGCATAATATAAAAAAATCCCGCGCCGCTCCTGTCTATAAATACCTGAGTATCGCAATATTTACATCGGGCGAATCTGTCCCCCGGCTCAAATTTTATTTGTGCGCCACACTTATCACATTTGATCTCTGCCATAAGAACATCCTGACCGTTGACTGAAACTCTTAACAGGCACATTAATTCATGCCGTGAGACGAGAGATTCGATGAATATTAACTTCAGGCCATAAGATCTTTTCATGGATCTCGGCCATTATCAGTATATTTTAATAGATCATTGATGGAAAGCCAATATCTTTAATGATAAACATTAACTAGGAAAATAAATAAATTTTACCATATTATTAATATCCGGTCATGATAAATATTTTTTATTTTATTTACCAGAATAGCAATTTTTATTAATGTAAATATTTATATAAATAATATATAATTATTAAATGTTCTAAAAAAGTAAAAAAGTCAGTTATGTCTTTTGAAAATATACTAAAAAACATTATATAACAAAAAAAGAAATGATTTTTTTATGAAAAAGATTGATTCTAAAAATATATATCCATCACATTTTATATTATTTATTTCCTTATGTGCCATCACATCAATATTTATCCTGTTAAGCATTGCTAACGCAGAAGCACAGGATATCGGCATCATATGGGAAAAAACATATGGCAGCAAAGGCATAGATGCCCCGGTCGACATTAAAGAGACACCGGACGGGGGGTATATCCTCGCCGGATATACACAGCCAGACCTGAATGGGAATAAGTATGCGTATTTACTGAGACTTAACGGTAAAGGCGAAAAAATATGGGAAAAATCTTACGGCACGGCAAAGTTAAATTCATTCACTACTGTGCTCCCGACCTCTGACGGGGGATACATATGCGTGGGAACGACAAACCCCTATACTAAGAACGGATCGGACGTCTATCTGGTAAAGACCGATGCTCAGGGTAAAGCATTATGGACGAAAACTTACGGCGGGATACTTGACGAAAGCGGGAAATGCATCATACAGACGCCTGATGGCGGATATATGATCTTAGGAAGAGTCCTGCTAAACGGGATCAAGACATATGACTGTTATGTCATAAAGATCGACAGGAATGGAAAATTATTATGGGATAAGACATATTCCGAAGGGGATTATGAATCCTGTATGGACATACTGGCCACAAAGGATGGCGGCTATGTGATCACAGGCAATAAAAAGACAACTAAGAACCTTAGCGACATATTCCTGTTAAAGATAGACGCCGGCGGTAAAAAAATATGGGAATCGCTCTATGGCGGAAAATCAAATGATAAGGGCGCCGCAGTCCAGCAGACGGACGATGGGGGATATATGGTATACGGCTCCACATCATCCTTTGGCAAAGGCATGGGCGACCTGTTCCTTGTAAAGGCTGATGCGCAGGGCAAGGAACTCTGGAATAAGACATACGGCGATAAAAGCATAGAATACGAAGGCGAGGGCGGTTCGCTAAAGAGAACTTCCGATGGCGGATACCTTATGTGCGGCAGCACGACTTCAATAGGGAACGGGAACCTTGACTACTATATCGTCAAAGTAGACAAGAACGGTAAATTCGAATGGGATGATGCGTACGGTACGGCCGCTTTCGAGAGAGCTGCCACGGCGATACAGACCGGCGACGGGAATTACGTTATCGCAGGCGTACAGCAGAGAAATAAAGAGTATGATGATGCTTACGTGATAAAGGTCAAAGGCGGCAGGACTATCGCAGGCCACCTGAACTATGATGACGGTCCGGATACTGGAGTGCAGACCGGCGGGGACACCGGACAGGGAACATCCTCAGGCAACGGACAGGATACTTCCGGCAATGAAGGATCCGGACAATTCTGCGGGCTCATCAGGCTGATAGACATCCTCATTAAAATGATGTCAGGGTAAATGTCACAGATGTTTACCCTTTTTACATTTTTGATATTTTAATTTTAGAACAGACCTAAGATTAATATTACTGGAACACAATGTTAATTGATATTGTTTTTATTTACGGTGGGTAGATATAATGAGGTGTCATATACATTCGGATAAAGAAGCGATGGGTATCTGTACCGAATGTGGAAAGCCTCTATGTACATCATGTATAAAAAAGGTCGGCGGAAAGACTTTTTGTGGGGATTGCGCACCCGCAG
The nucleotide sequence above comes from Methanooceanicella nereidis. Encoded proteins:
- the rocF gene encoding arginase is translated as MSIDKVRIVGVPLDLGANRRGIDMGPDALRNDGLLQNIMELGIEVEDMGNVITPPRPIDPPENIKLRYYREVICACKKVRDFVSESIDDDFLPLVIGGDHSISMGTTAALSKHYDRIGMLWIDAHGDFNTEETTISGNIHGMSFATSVGRGTKNLVGKMGVKTKVVEEKCVLIGARDLDPLEREELKKSKVTVLTMRGIDEVGMCKVMKKALKIACEDVDALHVSFDLDVMDPVYAPGVGTPVQGGITYREAHLAMEMISDCNKLSSLEMVELNPILDKYNITGKLAIDLITSALGKKIL
- a CDS encoding deoxyguanosinetriphosphate triphosphohydrolase family protein, which gives rise to MRRTTSPDIAAVIKSLNIAYDDSLSMYAAKNSGAVRRRPDSEDIRPPYFRDGDRIMHSKAYTRYIDKTQVFYLVKNDHITHRVLHVQLVAKISRQIGRCLRLNEDLIEAIALGHDIGHVPYGHDGEKYLSSISKKYGIGGFHHNLQSVRALDRMENLNLTLQVLDGIVSHNGEAHDLMIHPEYDKTWEIFDRQVEERQRIYEGHSGIMPMTMEGCVVRVSDTISYVGRDIEDAITLGLISRDDIPEKCAGVLGNTNRDIVNSLVIDVIENSYGKDHIALSRETAAALRELKDFNMTRIYTNPRVKTQARKIEKMFGMLFDTFLDDLKTQNTGSKIFTHYLDNFNDGSRADYIDTTGDPIIVRDFIAGMTDEYFNDMFSEIFLPEKMKSFLS
- a CDS encoding zinc ribbon domain-containing protein: MKRSYGLKLIFIESLVSRHELMCLLRVSVNGQDVLMAEIKCDKCGAQIKFEPGDRFARCKYCDTQVFIDRSGAGFFYIMPYLIDRSGAEGIFNGWARSSKVSKKLLPGIRNLTYKQQYFPVYMFKRDVSGEEKLYVQPARSTTLPGLHSLKVLAGDLKIFDKSYKVEGPDVLVPDIDMTAYLPFLPGTAKEQALVYFPLWDVEYEYDGKKYVTIIDGSSGEVFVSDYPVRSSAPFILITIGAFILFFLESLAGFFLFKNGLCCSSVLILPTIPAVILLANRTLRRF
- a CDS encoding aryl-sulfate sulfotransferase, which codes for MLRIFFIVVTVIAILNSIIIGPYGFSPSPYPAVTVYEKDMAFNGYTLYSSLAGDKSMGSEGVVYLVDMEGNIVHRWLTDHVPGDHGHLLPDGTLLFSGVVNTGPSPGGGKGGVIQEIGWNGTVLWEYSDDRMHHDHFRMPDGNTLAIVWESLPADFSGRIPGGIPGTEDAGSMWSDAIIEIDRNGSVVWEWHCHEHLDPEKYTIHSLDKRNEWTHVNSVKYIPAGNMFNGRESILISIRELDTVAIIDKGTGDIVWEWGHGILNHQHDARMLDNGNILIYNNYENDDSLVKTGGLLPHSSVIEVDPRTGDIVWRYDIESEDGTIFFSCLISGASRLPNGNTLICEGCSGRIIEVTPDKKIVWEFTNPCYPVSLKGNSVYRAYRYGPEEIDWPEDFLSPGHNGTSLPGPSAADFAGSVIIRAGATGLNMLYHIKEILEGF